A genomic stretch from Caballeronia sp. LZ062 includes:
- a CDS encoding phasin family protein, with protein sequence MSSLAPENFLATQRAGLDATFGFATQAVQGFEKLVDLNVNTLRTALSEHQDFIGKTLAVRDIQEFFAILNGRMQANAQRAQAYWQGVNDIATSVRGAYMQAAQDQLEKSQRNAQAFVESLVTNAPLGSEAVVSAWKSAIDSATQSANCAYEAARNATRQVVQAAQTEASTAVTVPAPTAVRVVSSKPANAKK encoded by the coding sequence ATGAGCAGTCTTGCGCCAGAAAACTTTCTCGCAACCCAGCGGGCCGGCTTGGATGCCACCTTCGGATTCGCCACTCAGGCCGTTCAGGGTTTCGAGAAACTCGTCGATCTCAATGTGAACACGTTGAGGACCGCCCTTTCGGAACATCAGGATTTCATCGGCAAAACACTTGCCGTGCGAGATATTCAGGAGTTCTTCGCCATCCTGAACGGCCGGATGCAAGCCAACGCACAGCGCGCGCAAGCGTACTGGCAAGGCGTCAACGATATTGCCACCAGCGTGCGCGGCGCTTATATGCAGGCGGCTCAGGATCAACTCGAAAAATCGCAGCGCAACGCGCAGGCGTTCGTCGAAAGCCTCGTCACGAACGCTCCGCTCGGCAGCGAAGCCGTAGTGTCGGCGTGGAAGTCCGCTATCGACTCCGCGACGCAATCGGCCAATTGCGCTTACGAGGCGGCGCGCAACGCAACGCGCCAGGTGGTTCAGGCCGCGCAGACCGAAGCGTCCACCGCCGTCACCGTGCCGGCGCCGACTGCCGTTCGCGTCGTGTCGAGCAAGCCGGCGAACGCCAAGAAGTAA
- a CDS encoding DMT family transporter: MATLEGKTRFSIGTETTGAGIAVMILTTAAFAASDSTVKLIGAAVPIVALLWVRYLFQMIVLGVWQAQRGAFGLFRTFRTGTLKLQVVRALLLLANSACTFAGLRYLPLPVTTSLAMLAPLISTLLAALVLKDHVSRSKWAMVVLGFIGMLLIVRPGGSDFTWTVILPIGSATTFACFQVVSSHLSRVDDAITTNFLTALVATLVLCALVWADQARLLPELARVGVGSWLLVAFMATMATGGQLLMLQALRRAPLSVLMPFSYAQLAFASCFSWLLFGQAPDAWMTAGMCVIAASGIGTVLMHGRKAAEAT; the protein is encoded by the coding sequence CGCCGTCATGATCCTCACCACGGCGGCATTCGCGGCGAGCGATTCCACCGTCAAGCTCATCGGCGCCGCGGTGCCGATCGTCGCGCTGTTATGGGTGCGCTACCTGTTTCAGATGATCGTGCTCGGCGTCTGGCAGGCGCAGCGCGGCGCATTCGGCCTCTTCCGCACCTTCCGCACCGGCACTCTTAAGCTGCAAGTCGTCCGCGCGCTGCTGTTGCTCGCCAATTCGGCCTGCACCTTCGCGGGGTTGAGATACCTGCCGCTTCCCGTGACGACTTCCCTTGCGATGCTCGCGCCGCTCATCTCGACGCTGCTCGCCGCACTCGTGCTGAAGGATCACGTATCGCGCAGCAAATGGGCGATGGTCGTGCTCGGGTTCATCGGCATGTTGCTGATCGTGCGGCCGGGCGGCAGCGACTTCACGTGGACGGTGATTCTGCCGATCGGCTCCGCGACAACCTTCGCCTGCTTTCAGGTCGTGTCGAGCCATCTATCGCGCGTGGACGACGCAATCACGACCAACTTCCTGACCGCCCTCGTCGCGACGCTCGTGCTGTGCGCGCTCGTGTGGGCGGATCAGGCGCGGCTTCTGCCGGAACTGGCGCGCGTCGGCGTGGGGAGCTGGCTTCTCGTTGCATTCATGGCGACGATGGCGACCGGCGGCCAGTTGCTGATGCTTCAGGCGTTGCGCCGCGCGCCGCTTTCGGTGCTCATGCCGTTCTCATACGCGCAACTGGCGTTCGCGTCGTGCTTCAGCTGGCTGCTGTTCGGGCAGGCGCCGGATGCGTGGATGACGGCGGGCATGTGCGTGATCGCGGCGAGCGGGATCGGGACCGTGCTGATGCACGGGCGCAAGGCAGCGGAGGCAACCTAG